In a genomic window of Equus przewalskii isolate Varuska chromosome 4, EquPr2, whole genome shotgun sequence:
- the AEBP1 gene encoding adipocyte enhancer-binding protein 1, which yields MAAVRGAPLLGCLLALLALCPGGRAQTVLTDDEIEEFLEGFLSELDPEPREDDVEAPPPPEPTPRVRKAQTGGKPGARPGAAREGEAPPEKVKDKGKKGKKDKGPKATKQPLEGSPRPPKKPKEKPPKATKKPKEKPPKATKKPKEKPPKATKKPKEKPPKATKKPVAGKRLPTPTPSETPWWPLPRPPGPGPEEKLPQEGGGALPSPWQGPGGETDVEHQPELEEETEQPTLDYNDQIEREDYEDFEYIRRQKQPRPPPSRRRPERPWPERPEEKPELPRPGVKAPEEEEERIELPLKPLPPPPLPDYGDGYGVPDYDDMDYYFRPPRPQKPYTELETDEEKEGLKKPKKEGGSPKEEETDDKWTVEKGKDPKGPRKGEELEEEWAPTEKVKCPPIGMESHHIEDNQIRASSMLRHGLGAQRGRLNIQAGATEDDYYDGAWCAEDDAQTQWIEVDTRRTTKFTGVITQGRDSSIHDDFVTSFFVGFSNDSQTWVMYTNGYEEMTFHGNVDKDTPVLSELPEPVVARFIRIYPLTWNGSLCMRLEVLGCPVSPVHSYYTQNEVVTTDNLDFRHHSYKDMRQLMKVVNEECPTITRTYSLGKSSRGLKIYAMEISDNPGDHELGEPEFRYTAGIHGNEVLGRELLLLLMQYLCREYRDGNPRVRSLVQDTRIHLVPSLNPDGYEVAAQMGSEFGNWALGLWTEEGFDIYEDFPDLNSVLWGAEERKWVPYRVPNNNLPIPERYLSPDATVSTEVRAIIAWMEKNPFVLGANLNGGERLVSYPYDMARTPSQEQLLAAAMAAARGEDEDEASEVQETPDHAIFRWLAISFASAHLTMTEPYRGGCQAQDYTSGMGIVNGAKWNPRSGTINDFSYLHTNCLELSIYLGCDKFPHESELPREWENNKEALLTFMEQVHRGIKGVVTDEQGIPIANATISVSGINHGVKTASGGDYWRILNPGEYRVTAHAEGYTPSAKTCNVDYDIGATQCNFILARSNWKRIREILAMNGNRPIPHIDPSRPMTPQQRRMQRRRLQHRLRMREQMRLRRLNATASPATSPTSPPTSPPTTPTLLPTPTLAPSPAPSSTLGPWHFIPETTANWEESETETYTEVVTEFGTELGPEEEEEEEMVTGPEFPFTTAETYTVNFGDF from the exons ATGGCGGCTGTGCGCGGGGCGCCCCTGCTCGGCTGCCTCCTGGCGCTGCTGGCGCTGTGCCCCGGGGGGCGCGCGCAGACGGTGCTGACCGACGACGAGATAGAGGAGTTCCTCGAGGGCTTTCTGTCGGAGCTGGATCCCGAGCCCCGCGAGGACGACGTGGAGGCCCCGCCGCCCCCCGAGCCCACCCCGCGCGTCCGCAAAGCCCAGACGGGGGGCAAGCCGGGGGCGCGTCCAGGGGcggccagagagggagagg CACCTCCAGAAAAggtcaaagacaaaggaaagaaagggaagaaggacaaAGGCCCCAAGGCCACCAAGCAGCCCCTGGAGGGGTCCCCCAGACCACCCAAGAAGCCCAAGGAGAAGCCACCTAAGGCCACCAAGAAGCCCAAGGAGAAGCCACCCAAGGCCACCAAGAAGCCCAAGGAGAAGCCACCTAAGGCCACCAAGAAGCCCAAGGAGAAGCCACCCAAGGCCACTAAGAAGCCCGTGGCTGGGAAGAGGctgcccaccccaaccccctcAGAAACCCCGTGGTGGCCACTGCCCCGACCCCCCGGCCCCGGGCCCGAGGAGAAGCTGCCCCAGGAGGGAG GGGGGGCCCTCCCAAGTCCCTGGCAAGGGCCAGGAGGAGAGACCGATGTGGAGCACCAGCCTG agctggaggaggagaccgAGCAGCCCACGCTGGACTACAACGACCAGATAGAGAGGGAGGACTATGAGGACT TTGAGTACATCCGGCGCCAGAAGCAGCCCAGGCCGCCCCCCAGCAGGAGGAGGCCTGAGAGGCCCTGGCCTGAGCGCCCTGAGGAGAAGCCGGAGCTGCCCAGGCCAGGGGTCAAggccccagaggaggaggaggagaggatcg AGCTGCCTCTGAAGCCGCTGCCACCCCCGCCACTTCCTGACTATGGAGATGGCTACGGGGTCCCCGACTATGACGACA TGGACTATTACTTCCGGCCTCCGAGGCCCCAGAAGCCCTACACAGAGCTGGAAACAGATGAAGAGAAGGAGGGGCTGA AGAAACCCAAAAAGGAGGGCGGCAGCCCCAAGGAGGAGGAGACGGATGACAAATGGACTGTGGAGAAGGGCAAGGACCCCAAAG GGCCCCGGAAGGGTGAGGAGTTGGAGGAGGAGTGGGCTCCAACAGAGAAAGTCA AGTGCCCCCCCATCGGGATGGAGTCGCACCATATCGAGGACAACCAGATCCGGGCCTCCTCCATGCTGCGCCACGGCCTGGGGGCACAGCGTGGCCGGCTCAACATCCAG GCTGGTGCCACTGAGGACGACTACTATGATGGGGCATGGTGTGCCGAGGATGACGCTCAGACCCAGTGGATTGAGGTGGACACCAGAAGGACCACTAAGTTCACGGGTGTCATCACCCAGGGCCGTGACTCCAGCATCCA tgACGATTTTGTGACCTCCTTCTTCGTGGGCTTCAGCAATGATAGCCAAACATGGGTGATGTACACCAATGGCTACGAGGAAATG ACCTTCCACGGCAATGTGGACAAGGACACACCTGTGCTGAGTGAGCTCCCGGAGCCAGTGGTGGCCCGCTTCATCCGCATCTACCCACTCACCTGGAACGGCAGCCTGTGCATGCGCCTGGAGGTGCTGGGGTGCCCCGTGTCCC CCGTTCACAGCTACTACACACAGAATGAGGTAGTGACCACTGACAATCTGGATTTCCGGCACCACAGCTACAAGGACATGCGCCAG CTGATGAAGGTGGTGAACGAAGAGTGCCCCACCATCACCCGCACTTACAGCCTGGGAAAGAGCTCACGCGGGCTCAAGATCTATGCCATGGAAATCTCAGACAACCCTGGAGACCATGAGCTGG GGGAGCCCGAGTTTCGCTACACAGCTGGGATCCATGGCAATGAGGTGCTGGGCcgtgagctgctgctgctgctcatgcAGTACCTGTGCCGTGAATACCGCGACGGGAACCCCCGTGTGCGCAGCCTGGTGCAGGACACGCGCATCCACCTGGTGCCCTCACTGAACCCTGATGGCTACGAAGTGGCAGCGCAGATG GGCTCAGAGTTTGGGAACTGGGCGCTAGGGCTGTGGACCGAGGAGGGCTTTGACATCTATGAAGACTTCCCGGATCTCAACTCTGTGCTCTGGGGAGCTGAGGAGAGGAAATGGGTCCCCTACCGGGTTCCTAACAATAACCTGCCCATCCCTGAACGCTACCTCTCCCCAGATGCCACG GTATCCACGGAGGTCCGGGCCATCATTGCCTGGATGGAGAAGAACCCCTTTGTGTTGGGGGCAAACCTGAATGGCGGTGAGCGGCTGGTGTCCTACCCCTACGACATGGCCCGCACACCCAGCCAGGAGCAGCTGCTGGCTGCGGCCATGGCAGCCGCCCGGGGAGAGGACGAGGACGAGGCATCTGAGGTCCAGGAGACCCCAGACCACGCCATCTTCCGCTGGCTGGCCATCTCCTTTGCCTCCGCTCACCTCACCATGACTGAGCCCTACCGGGGAGGGTGCCAAGCACAGGACTACACCAGCGGCATGGGCATCGTCAACGGGGCCAAGTGGAATCCCCGATCTGGGA CTATCAATGACTTCAGTTACCTGCACACCAATTGCCTGGAGCTCTCCATCTACCTGGGCTGTGACAAGTTCCCTCACGAGAGTGAGCTGCCTCGAGAGTGGGAGAACAACAAGGAAGCTCTGCTCACCTTCATGGAGCAG GTTCACCGTGGCATCAAGGGGGTTGTGACAGATGAGCAGGGCATCCCTATTGCCAATGCCACCATCTCCGTGAGTGGCATTAACCACGGTGTGAAGACAG CAAGTGGTGGTGATTACTGGCGCATCCTGAACCCGGGTGAGTACCGCGTGACAGCTCACGCAGAGGGCTACACCCCCAGCGCCAAGACCTGCAACGTGGATTATGACATCGGGGCCACCCAGTGCAACTTCATCCTGGCGCGCTCTAACTGGAAGCGCATCCGGGAGATCTTGGCCATGAACGGGAACCGGCCTATCCCACACATTGACCCATCACGCCCCATGACCCCCCAGCAGCGACGCATGCAGCGCCGCCGGCTGCAGCACCGGCTGCGAATGCGTGAACAGATGCGGCTCCGTCGCCTCAATGCCACTGCAAGCCCAGCCACGTCCCCCACATCGCCCCCAACAtcgccccccaccacccccacactgctccccacccctaccctcgCCCCCTCACCCGCCCCAAGCTCCACCCTGGGGCCCTGGCACTTTATACCCGAGACCACGGCCAACTGGGAGGAGTCAGAGACTGAGACCTACACGGAGGTGGTGACGGAGTTTGGGACAGAGCTGgggcctgaggaggaggaggaggaggagatggtcACGGGCCCGGAGTTCCCCTTCACCACAGCCGAGACCTACACAGTGAACTTCGGGGACTTCTGA